A window of Rhododendron vialii isolate Sample 1 chromosome 13a, ASM3025357v1 contains these coding sequences:
- the LOC131315280 gene encoding lactoylglutathione lyase GLX1-like, whose amino-acid sequence MAPSLHPRRKDFLLNHHLLLILIICVLLCCERAIGSRHARLLAPAKAPSDEILEWPTKDNRRFLRAVYRVGDLDRTIKFYTEGFGMKLLRKGDFPEKKYSNAFLGFGQEETTFVVELIYNYGVDNYDIGTGFGHLGISTTDVYEMVENVRAQGGIITREPGPAEGGAMAIVAFVKEPNGYEFELLQRQPTPQPLSQVMLRVGDLDRSINFYEKALGMKLLLKFDRPELNYTIGMVGYGDDQYETTVLELIYTYGVTRYTKGNAYEQVVISTDDVYKSALVVNLVSQELGGKITRRPGPISPRINTKITSFLDPDGWKIVLVDNKDFLKELKEEE is encoded by the exons ATGGCCCCATCACTTCACCCTCGTCGGAAAGATTTCTTGCTCAATCACCATCTCCTCCTGATTCTGATCATTTGCGTTTTGCTTTGTTGCGAG CGTGCTATTGGAAGCAGACACGCACGTTTATTAGCCCCGGCCAAAGCTCCCTCCGATGAAATCTTGGAATGGCCAACGAAGGATAACCGCAGGTTCTTACGTGCTGTGTATCGTGTTGGCGACCTTGATCGCACCATCAA GTTCTACACAGAAGGTTTTGGAATGAAACTTTTGAGGAAGGGAGACTTTCCAGAAAAGAAATATTCAAATGCCTTCCTCGGGTTTGGGCAGGAAGAAACTACTTTTGTAGTTGAACTAATATACA ACTATGGAGTGGACAACTATGACATAGGAACAGGATTTGGCCATCTGGGTATTTCAACTACGGAT GTTTACGAAATGGTCGAAAACGTAAGGGCCCAAGGTGGGATTATCACACGGGAGCCTGGTCCAGCTGAAGGTGGTGCAATGGCCATCGTTGCTTTTGTGAAAGAGCCAAATGGCTACGAATTCGAATTACTCCAGAGACAACCCACTCCTCAACCACTTTCCCAAGTAATGCTTCGCGTCGGTGATCTCGATCGTTCCATCAACTTCTACGAAAAG GCCTTGGGGATGAAGCTGCTACTCAAGTTTGACAGGCCTGAACTGAAC TACACCATAGGCATGGTGGGGTACGGTGACGATCAGTACGAGACGACTGTTTTGGAGTTGATTTACACCTACGGCGTTACTCGATATACCAAAGGAAACGCTTATGAACAG GTTGTCATTAGTACGGATGATGTGTACAAGAGTGCCTTGGTTGTTAACCTAGTATCCCAAGAGCTTGGAGGAAAGATAACTCGACGACCAGGACCGATTTCTCCTAGAATCAACACCAAGATCACCTCCTTTCTGGATCCGGATGGTTGGAAGATT GTTCTGGTGGACAATAAAGATTTTCTGAAGGAACTGAAGGAGGAGGAGTGA